A single Comamonas sp. NLF-1-9 DNA region contains:
- a CDS encoding CysB family HTH-type transcriptional regulator, whose translation MNLHQFRFVREAARRQLNLTEAAKALHTSQPGVSKAILELEDELGVDIFARHGKRLKRITEPGEHVLKSIEVIMREVGNLKRIGEQFSAQDSGTLSIATTHTQARYVLPPAVAKLREQYPKVNISLHQAKPDEVARMVLDEVAEIGMATESLADYPDLVTLPSYEWQHVLVLPTTHPLARKERIDIEDLAHESLITYHPSFTGRSRIDSAFAARRLQPRVVLEAMDSDVINTYVRLGMGVGIVAEMATREGLPPDLIARPTGHLFGHSVARIAFKRGAWLRHFVYRLAELASDRLNRQLIERAMSGQAEDYVL comes from the coding sequence ATGAACCTGCACCAATTTCGCTTCGTCCGGGAAGCCGCCCGCCGCCAGCTCAACCTGACGGAGGCCGCCAAAGCCTTGCATACCTCGCAACCGGGCGTCTCCAAAGCCATCCTGGAGCTGGAAGACGAACTGGGCGTGGACATCTTCGCGCGCCACGGCAAGCGCCTCAAGCGCATCACCGAGCCAGGCGAGCATGTGCTCAAGAGCATCGAGGTGATCATGCGCGAGGTGGGCAACCTCAAGCGCATCGGCGAGCAGTTCAGCGCCCAGGACAGCGGCACGCTCTCGATCGCCACCACCCACACCCAGGCGCGCTACGTGCTGCCGCCGGCAGTGGCCAAGCTGCGCGAGCAATACCCCAAGGTGAACATCAGCCTGCACCAGGCCAAGCCCGACGAGGTGGCGCGCATGGTGCTCGACGAAGTGGCCGAGATCGGCATGGCCACCGAGTCGCTGGCCGACTACCCTGATCTGGTGACCCTGCCCAGCTACGAATGGCAGCACGTGCTGGTGCTGCCCACGACGCACCCGCTGGCGCGCAAGGAGCGCATCGACATCGAAGACCTGGCGCACGAGTCGCTCATCACCTACCACCCCTCGTTCACCGGGCGCAGCCGCATCGACAGCGCTTTCGCCGCGCGCCGGCTGCAGCCGCGCGTGGTGCTCGAAGCCATGGATTCGGACGTGATCAACACCTACGTGCGCCTGGGCATGGGCGTGGGCATCGTCGCCGAAATGGCCACGCGCGAAGGCCTGCCGCCCGACCTGATCGCCCGCCCCACGGGCCACCTCTTCGGGCACAGCGTGGCGCGCATTGCCTTCAAGCGCGGCGCCTGGCTGCGCCACTTCGTCTACCGCCTGGCGGAGCTTGCCAGCGACCGCCTGAACCGCCAGCTGATAGAGCGCGCGATGTCCGGCCAGGCCGAAGACTACGTACTTTGA
- the lptG gene encoding LPS export ABC transporter permease LptG: protein MKTLRRYLFREIALSVGFVTLAFIALFFFFDMVDELRVAGSVGPGYSLSSALVYVLLRQPQHVYELLPITVLIGTIFVMARLAQNSEFTIMRTSGLGPWRALGAAALLGMVFALGTFAIGDYVAPASERAADIVRARQFGPLSTGLTGAWLKEQQGERSYAVNVRALEPGGGMRGVRIFAFNADGHLAMSVRADEARFTEDGWQLTQVARNTFLHTGTDAARVLRESDAQWLWPTRITSSMVAASLLNPQKMATLDLFLYVRHLQANGQTAQRYEIELWHKVFYPLSCLVMVVLSLPFAYLHFRSGGMAAYVFGGVMAGISFFLLNNVFGFAGNLQNWSPWLSAAAPGLIYSVLSLGAFGWLVLRQ from the coding sequence ATGAAGACCCTGCGCCGCTACCTGTTTCGCGAGATCGCGCTCAGCGTGGGCTTCGTCACGCTGGCTTTCATCGCGCTGTTCTTCTTCTTTGACATGGTCGACGAGCTGCGCGTGGCCGGCTCGGTCGGGCCGGGCTATTCGCTGTCGAGCGCGCTGGTGTACGTACTGCTGCGCCAGCCCCAGCACGTCTACGAGCTGCTGCCCATCACGGTGCTGATAGGCACCATCTTCGTGATGGCGCGCCTGGCGCAGAACTCGGAATTCACCATCATGCGCACCAGCGGGCTCGGGCCCTGGCGCGCGCTGGGCGCGGCGGCGCTGCTTGGCATGGTGTTTGCGCTGGGCACCTTCGCCATCGGCGACTATGTGGCGCCGGCAAGCGAGCGCGCCGCAGACATCGTGCGCGCGCGCCAGTTCGGGCCGCTGAGCACCGGCCTCACCGGCGCCTGGCTCAAGGAGCAGCAGGGCGAGCGCTCCTACGCGGTGAACGTGCGCGCGCTCGAGCCCGGCGGCGGCATGCGCGGCGTGCGCATCTTCGCCTTCAATGCCGACGGCCACCTGGCGATGAGCGTGCGCGCCGACGAGGCGCGCTTCACCGAGGACGGCTGGCAGCTCACGCAGGTGGCGCGCAACACCTTCCTGCACACCGGCACCGACGCGGCGCGCGTGCTGCGCGAGAGCGACGCGCAATGGCTCTGGCCGACGCGCATCACCTCTTCGATGGTGGCGGCCTCGCTGCTGAACCCGCAGAAGATGGCTACGCTCGACCTGTTTTTGTACGTGCGCCACCTGCAAGCCAACGGCCAGACGGCGCAGCGCTACGAGATCGAGCTCTGGCACAAGGTGTTCTACCCGCTGTCTTGCCTGGTGATGGTGGTGTTGTCGCTGCCCTTTGCCTATCTGCACTTTCGCTCCGGCGGCATGGCGGCCTATGTGTTTGGCGGGGTGATGGCCGGCATCAGCTTCTTCCTGCTGAACAACGTCTTCGGTTTTGCGGGCAATCTGCAGAACTGGTCGCCCTGGCTGAGCGCGGCCGCGCCGGGCTTGATTTATTCGGTGCTCTCGCTTGGCGCCTTTGGCTGGCTGGTCTTGCGGCAATAG
- the lptF gene encoding LPS export ABC transporter permease LptF: MLFDSSIRKELARSFGATLIVLVTVVMTIMLVRTLGLASRGGVAPADVLLVMGFTVLGHLPTILSLSLFVAIVSTLARMYRDSEMVIWFGAGRGLLQVLAPLLRFAWPVTLAVGALALVVWPWANQQIDELKTRYEQRSDVDRIAPGEFQETAGGTRVFFIDKDTPGANAASKIFIASTTPERESVTSAQSARLKVQDGQRIAILNNGERVEMMLDKPGLRVSEFAEYGTQVGNAQGGVPGAPSAKTTASWELATSGAPALLAELGWRLGLVFAVLNLVVLGLALAVVQPRAGRSAGVMAALFAFMAYYNLMNVGQRWVEAERLSLPALMLALHGSVLALGMAILLLRHNHWSWRTLLPARRTA; this comes from the coding sequence ATGTTATTCGATTCATCCATCCGCAAGGAGCTGGCCCGCAGCTTCGGCGCGACGCTTATCGTGCTGGTCACCGTGGTGATGACCATCATGCTGGTGCGCACGCTGGGCCTGGCCTCGCGCGGCGGGGTGGCACCCGCCGACGTGCTGCTGGTGATGGGCTTCACGGTGCTCGGGCACCTGCCCACGATACTGAGCCTGAGCCTGTTCGTGGCCATCGTCAGCACCCTGGCGCGCATGTACCGCGACAGCGAAATGGTGATCTGGTTCGGCGCCGGGCGCGGCCTGCTGCAGGTGCTCGCGCCGCTGCTGCGCTTTGCCTGGCCGGTGACGCTGGCGGTGGGGGCGCTGGCGCTGGTCGTCTGGCCCTGGGCCAACCAGCAGATCGACGAACTCAAGACGCGCTACGAGCAGCGCAGCGACGTCGACCGCATCGCCCCCGGCGAATTCCAGGAGACCGCCGGCGGCACGCGCGTCTTCTTCATCGACAAGGACACGCCCGGGGCCAACGCGGCGAGCAAGATCTTCATCGCCTCCACCACGCCCGAGCGCGAGAGCGTGACCTCGGCGCAGAGCGCGCGCCTGAAGGTGCAGGACGGCCAGCGCATCGCCATCCTGAACAACGGTGAACGCGTGGAGATGATGCTGGACAAACCCGGCCTGCGCGTGAGCGAGTTTGCCGAATACGGCACGCAGGTCGGCAACGCCCAGGGCGGCGTGCCGGGCGCGCCCTCGGCCAAGACTACCGCTTCCTGGGAGCTTGCCACCAGCGGCGCGCCGGCGCTGCTGGCCGAGCTGGGCTGGCGCCTGGGCCTGGTGTTCGCGGTGCTGAACCTGGTGGTGCTCGGCCTGGCGCTGGCGGTGGTGCAGCCGCGCGCGGGGCGCAGCGCCGGCGTCATGGCCGCGCTGTTTGCCTTCATGGCCTACTACAACCTGATGAACGTCGGCCAGCGCTGGGTGGAGGCCGAACGCCTGAGCCTGCCCGCGCTGATGCTGGCGCTGCATGGCAGCGTGCTGGCGCTGGGCATGGCGATCCTGCTGCTGCGCCACAACCACTGGAGCTGGCGCACGCTGCTGCCGGCGAGGCGCACGGCATGA
- a CDS encoding leucyl aminopeptidase: MDFELKTMSLAAARTERCDLLVLLVGEGFEPAQDALSALAALALKQGDLKTSAASMLQCYAPPTVAARRVVLLGSGKGSPAELRKAALALAPLFKAGKTLKRAAFIFAQAPAQEALGALVRSLAQASYVYTTTKGKAEPRTLARVTLGVPQAAPLRAAFDAAVGVVVGVEFAREWANRPANHATPTLLGEAARSLARQGLIRCKLHGPEQVAKLGMGAFLAVAQGSAEPLRFIELHYQGAARSEAPVVLVGKGITFDAGGISIKPAAGMDEMKFDMGGAASVLGTFRALAELKPRINVVGLIPSCENLPGGKAVKPGDVVTSMSGQTIEILNTDAEGRLVLCDALEYARRFKPAAVVDLATLTGACVIALGGVRSGLFANDEELAARLQAAGEAALDPCWRMPLDEDYGEGLKSAFADVANVAGREAGAVTAAKFLQRFVGDFPWAHLDIAGTAWKSGAAKGATGRPVGLLVHYLLGLAESAPGAQRRK; the protein is encoded by the coding sequence ATGGATTTTGAACTGAAAACGATGTCGCTCGCCGCAGCGCGCACCGAGCGCTGCGATTTGCTGGTGCTGCTGGTGGGCGAGGGCTTCGAGCCTGCGCAGGACGCGCTCTCGGCGCTGGCCGCGCTGGCGCTCAAGCAGGGCGACCTGAAAACCAGCGCGGCGAGCATGCTGCAGTGTTATGCCCCGCCCACGGTCGCGGCGCGCCGTGTGGTGCTGCTGGGCAGCGGCAAGGGCAGCCCGGCCGAGCTGCGCAAGGCGGCTCTGGCGCTCGCGCCGCTGTTCAAGGCAGGCAAGACGCTCAAGCGCGCGGCCTTCATCTTTGCCCAAGCGCCCGCGCAGGAAGCATTGGGCGCGCTGGTGCGCTCGCTCGCGCAGGCGAGCTATGTCTACACCACTACCAAGGGCAAGGCCGAGCCGCGCACGCTCGCGCGCGTGACGCTGGGCGTGCCGCAGGCGGCGCCGCTGCGCGCGGCCTTCGATGCGGCCGTGGGCGTCGTCGTCGGCGTGGAGTTCGCCCGCGAATGGGCCAACCGCCCGGCCAACCATGCCACGCCCACGCTGCTGGGCGAAGCTGCGCGCTCGCTCGCGCGCCAGGGCCTGATCCGCTGCAAGCTGCACGGACCCGAGCAGGTGGCCAAGCTCGGCATGGGCGCCTTCCTGGCGGTGGCGCAGGGCTCGGCCGAGCCGCTGCGCTTCATCGAGCTGCACTACCAGGGCGCGGCCAGGTCCGAGGCGCCCGTGGTGCTGGTGGGCAAGGGCATCACCTTTGACGCCGGCGGCATCTCCATCAAGCCGGCTGCCGGCATGGACGAGATGAAATTCGACATGGGCGGCGCGGCCAGCGTGCTGGGGACTTTTCGCGCGCTGGCCGAACTCAAGCCCAGGATCAATGTGGTGGGCCTGATCCCGAGCTGCGAAAACCTGCCCGGCGGCAAGGCCGTCAAGCCCGGCGACGTGGTCACGAGCATGAGCGGGCAGACCATAGAAATCCTGAACACCGACGCCGAAGGGCGGCTGGTGTTGTGCGACGCGCTGGAGTACGCGCGCCGCTTCAAGCCGGCGGCGGTGGTGGACCTGGCCACGCTCACCGGCGCCTGCGTGATTGCGCTCGGCGGCGTGCGCAGCGGGCTGTTTGCCAACGACGAAGAACTGGCCGCGCGCCTGCAGGCGGCGGGCGAGGCCGCGCTCGACCCCTGCTGGCGCATGCCGCTGGACGAGGACTACGGCGAAGGACTCAAGAGCGCCTTTGCCGATGTGGCCAACGTGGCCGGGCGCGAGGCCGGCGCGGTGACCGCGGCCAAATTCCTGCAGCGCTTTGTCGGCGACTTTCCCTGGGCGCACCTGGACATCGCCGGCACGGCCTGGAAGTCCGGCGCGGCCAAGGGCGCGACGGGCCGCCCTGTCGGGCTGCTGGTGCACTATCTGCTGGGCCTGGCCGAGAGCGCCCCCGGCGCGCAGCGGCGCAAGTGA